From a region of the Lactuca sativa cultivar Salinas chromosome 4, Lsat_Salinas_v11, whole genome shotgun sequence genome:
- the LOC128133653 gene encoding uncharacterized protein LOC128133653: MAPLPRHPEMPRKCKSRVVSQLMSEGRLQGEKNMLICYNCKKPGHHWKNCRDPPASAVPHITSAVPVCYHCNKTGHKKPECPKLKTGKRDRGTNPAIASSSKGTTMVTRGRAHQMTVEEPVITTKVADTYLLDSNPDVVMFDSGATHSFVSHTFINRLGRNIGKLAHPMVVDVVDNRTIYITDVYPGYTLEFSGVEFPMDLIPIAMRELCVIVGIDWLDAFDAEIHCRKKQVRVRNPRGGELIIQGDIPRLAMASCSSAIALDDVPIVSDFSDVFAEELPGLPPIRC, encoded by the exons ATGGCACCTCTTCCAAGACATCCAGAGATGCCCAGAAAATGCAAAAGCAGGGTAGTAAGTCAACTTATGAGTGAAGGACGTCTTCAGGGCGAGAAAAATATGTTGATATGCTACAACTGCAAAAAGCCAGGGCATCATTGGAAGAATTGTAGGGATCCCCCTGCGAGTGCAGTACCTCATATTACTTCTGCAGTTCCCGTCTGCTATCACTGCAACAAGACGGGACACAAGAAGCCTGAATGCCCGAAGTTGAAGACTGGTAAAAGAGACAGGGGTACAAATCCTGCAATTGCATCATCCTCTAAGGGAACCACTATGGTGACACGAGGTCGTGCTCACCAGATGACTGTGGAGGAGCCGGTGATTACAACGAAAGTGGCAGACACTTATTTGCTAGATTCCAATCCcgatgttgttatgtttgatagcgGTGCTACCCATTCTTTTGTATCTCACACGTTTATTAATCGTTTGGGGCGTAATATCGGAAAATTGGCTCACCCAATGGTTGTCGATGTTGTCGACAACCGCACTATTTATATCACCGATGTTTATCCGGGTTACACTCTCGAGTTTTCTGGAGTTGAATTCCCCATGGATCTTATCCCTATTGCGATGCGAGAGCTCTGCGTTATCGTAGGTATAGATTGGCTTGATGCGTTTGATGCGGAAATTCACTGTCGTAAGAAGCAAGTTCGTGTTCGAAACCCTAGAGGTGGAGAACTTATTATTCAAGGGGACATTCCCCGCCTGGCTATGGCTTCTTGCTCTTCTGCTATAGCACTAGACGATGTTCCTATCGTTTCCGACTTCAGTGATGTCTTTGCGGAGGAACTCCCTGGCTTGCCACCTAttcg gtgttaa